DNA from Thermoplasma acidophilum DSM 1728:
CTCTTGAGGCCAACAACCCTGTTCTCCATGTGATCGATGAGGCCTATGCCGCTCGATCCTGCCAAGGTGTTAAGAAAAACTATGAGATCCGCGAGTTTCATTTTTTCACCATCAATTTCACTCGGTATGCCACCATCGAATGCAATTTTTAGTGTATGTTCCGCATTAGCCTTCCATGGAGGCACAACCCATTCATAGACATCCTCAGGTACGCCCTTGCCGATATCTTCAAGATCCGGGCCTTCAACAGACCTTCCCCATATATTCTCATCTATTGAGTACTTGCCATCGAGCTTTACCGGTATTCCGTGCGTTTTTGCATACTCAACCTCATCCTTTCGCATCATGTTCCATTCGCGTACGGGTACAAGAACCTGCATTGACGGGTCAAGGGCCCTGATGGATACCTCAAACCTGACCTGATCGTTGCCCCTTCCCGTGGATCCATGAACGATGTATTTTGCACCGATCTTCTGTGCATATTTCACCGCCTTTTCAGCCATAAGCGGCCTTGCGAGAGCTGTTGAAAGCGGGTAGCCTTCATAGCTCCCGTTTGCCATTATTGACTTCGCTATGAATTTTTCAGCAAACTCATCCTTTGCATCGTGGACGAAGACAGGATCAGCCCCGAGCATCCTTGCCTTTTCCTCTATGGCAACCAGATCGCTGTTGCCCACGTTGAGCGTGAGCGTAGCAACATCCATCGACAGATTTTCCTGGATCCATTTGATCATGACCGATGTATCAAGTCCACCTGAATACAGAAGAAGCGCCTTGTCCATGGCGAACAATTTATATTATGTATAAACAATTTTTCCTTCATATTGTGAAAATTAGCATAAAGTATACTGTTTTTCTAGACAATATGCAATAATTTATATTCCTTATTAATATTTCATATTATGGATAGAAAATTAAAGGGAAGCGTAGAAGAGAAGACGCTTGAATACCTTAGGAAAAGGCCGGAGATATACATGGCATTGAGCACGGGCATAGTCAATCTCAACGGCCTGGCCGCACTCATAAGCAAAGAGAACGATGGCATGAACCAGCTGTCCATACGATCCGTGCTGCAGAAAATGATCAGGGATGGCCTGGTGTCAGATTACAGGAAATCCACGGACGATCTTCTTAAGCGCAGCAAGGTAACACTTCAGGACAAGGTTTCTGTCATAACATCTAGGCGGAAGATCGATATCGATTTCCTTTCCGTAACGTTCCTGACGGATTCGGTTGTCTACATAGTTGATGAGACAAGGGCGAAGAACATTCCGAAGGATGCTTTGATAGAGAGAAACGTGAGCCTCATCCACATTTTCTCTCCTCCGGAAATAGTTACGACACCGGGCTTCGCCATGAACGTTGTCCAGAGGATATACGCCGCAAACGTGAACATACTGCAGCTGATTTCATGCTCCAACGAAACAATGATCGTGGTCAACAGGGACGATGCAATAAGTGCCTATTCTGCACTGACATCCTATTAACGTAATCTAAGGAATAGTTCTGGCCTCCTATTATGATCGATCGATACGGAATGGCGTTCGAAATAATCTTCCACGAATAAGTGAAGTTAATTTAAAAAAATTTAAGTAAACTTCATCATTACTTCCCTTATGATAATCGATCTCAAGATCGACCGCCATCCGCTTGTCTTCATTGGCCGGGGGAGCGAATTTAAAGAGAAGATCAGGAGTTTCTCAAGGGAAGCGTCCGTCATTTACGCATTCAGCGATGAACGCATTGATCTGCCAAACGCCATCGTTATCTCACAGAGGTTTGAGGATGGAATAGCAAAGGCCATGGAGGTCAGGCCCATAATAACGTTCATCTCAACGGAGGACGAGGAACTTGACAGAAGGATAGCCGAGGCTGTTTCACCTTACTCTAGGATGGTCTACGTACCGGACAGGGTGAGCCTCAGCGATCTCAATCTCTGCGCAATCATCCAGCGCGGGCCCATATACCTTGGCATATCTACAAGAGGAAAGAGCCCGGCGATGACCGTTATGATTAAGAAGAAAATTGACGCATATATCAAAAAATACTCCATAATTACGGATTACGACGCCATGGCTGTTGATTTCATCTCCAGAAACAGGCAGATGATAATATCATCCGTTTCGGACAGGAAGCGCAGGAGAATACTCATGTATAAGATCGCGGTCAACAGGGAAATAAGGCGCATGATCGCCGAGAGAACAGGGGATCCTGAATCCATTGTCAGAAGGATGATTGAGGATCAATGAAATCGAGAAAATACTATATCGTCGGTGCCGGCCCGGGCGATCCAGGCCTTATCACAGTTCGTGCTGTTAAGGCCATCGCAGAATCCGATCTTGTTCTCGTAGACAGCCTGGTCCCAGACGAGATCATAGAATCCGTCTGCGCTGGCAAGCGCGTTTTACGTGTGGGCCACAGGGCATCTGGCGGCCATTCGGGAATAATCGATAGGATATCGGCGATCCTTGACAGCACGGAATTCAGCGTTGCCTCTCATCTGAAGGAGGGCGATCCTTCTGTATTTTCACACCTGTACGAGGAGATACGGATGATCATGGATCGCGGCATAGAATACGAGGTGATCCCTGGCGTCTCATCGGCCATAGCGGTTCCGGAGGCAGCCGGAATTGTACTTACCGGCCGGGGCAGATCAGAATCGTTCACCGTTGTCTCCGCGAGCGATGCTTCAGGAGGCTTCAATGAGGCTGAGATAAGGTCTGCCCTGAATGCCTCTGGATCAGTGGTCATAATGATGGGATCGAGGTATCTCGGCAGAATTCGCGATCTTCTTATCGGTATCCGTTACGAATGGCCAATTGCGATAATAGAGAATGGCACGCGTACGGATCAGAGGGTTTTGGTTTACCGTGATGCATGGCATATTGGCGATCAAGAGATCCGGATGCCGGCCATAATCGTTGTTGGCCGCATGATCATGGTTGACGGGGTGATAGAGAAGGATGAGGCTGGAATACGAAATTGATCTGGAACCTGGCAGAGTAAGCATACGATCAGGCGGTATGGCCGAATTCATAAATTCAGGCGATCGCAAACTGTCTCCGGAGAAGCTACGGATCAGAATATTAGATCTTATACATGCGGAGATCGCCAATGAGATGGCGGCTGCCGGCGAGGAATACAGCAGCGATAAGATAGAAGAAAGAAGCCTCGCCGCAATCGATTCCATGATCGATCCAGATATCAGCGGCCCAATGCGCCATATCGTTGTTAAGGCGATCCATGCTGCAGGTGACTTCGCTATAGCTCCACTGATCAGATACAGCGACGGTTTCTTCAAATCCATGCTTGCAAAGCTCAAGGAGGGCTGCACCATAATATGCGATAGCGAGATGGTGCGTGCCGGAATATACTCCAGGCCTGTACTTGAAAGGAACAGGGTGGTTTGCTACCTTAACGATGTCAGATCTAAGGAGATGGCGGATGTTAATGGAATAACAAGATCTGCGGCTGGGATCAGGATCGCAATGCAGGATCACAGGAATTCTGTGATAGTGATCGGAAATGCGCCTACAGCCTTGTTGGAAGCCATGAGGATGATAGAGGAAAATGGCTGGTACGACATACCCATCGTCGGCATTCCCGTTGGGTTCATCAACGCGAGCAAGGCTAAGGAGGGTCTCGTTTCCAGCCACATCGAATACATATCGGTTGAGGGTCATCGCGGCGGAAGCCCCATCGCCGCATCGATAGTCAACGGTTTTGGGAGGTTTTTGGCATGATCGGAACGATATACATCGCGGGCATAGGACCCGGCGACCCTGACCATATGACACCGGCTGCTGAAAAAGCTCTGTCGTCATGCGAAGTCATAATCGGGTTCACGCTTTACATTTCCTTCCTGAGAGACAGATTCCCAAATGCAAAGTTTGAATCGAGCGGCATGACGAATGAGCTTGCAAGGGCCAGGAGAGCCATAGAACTGGCTGAAGGTGGAATTACGGTTGGGCTGGTGTCAAGCGGCGATGCCGGCATATACGGCATAGCAGCGCCTGTCCTGGAGATGGCGGAGAGGAGGAAGTCGGAGGTGAAGATCGAAATCATACCGGGCATATCGGCTTTATCCTCCGCTGCTTCTCTGCTTGGTTCGCCCCTTACCAATGACTTTGCTGTCATAAGCATGAGCGATCTTTTGACGCCGCTTGACACGATAATGAAAAGAGTGGAGGCGTTTGCCAAGGCTGATATCGTCACCGTGATCTACAATCCGCGCGGATCCAGATTTCCAGACAATATTCGGAAGGCCGTAGACATATTCTTGAGGTACAGGAATCCGGAGACCGCAGTCGGGATAGTGAGAAATGCATACCGGGAACGACAGTCCGTGACGATAACAACACTCTCGAATCTGAATATCGAGGATATAGACATGCTCACCACGGTGATAATTGGAAATTCTGAGACATTCGTCTACAGGAACATGATGGCAACGAGGAGGGGCTACGGCCGAAAGTACGCGATAGACAGATGACGCAGTCAAATCCGTTTCAGCAGTACGGCATAACCAGCGGCCTGGCAGCAGCTGCTGCAGCAAAGGCGTCTGTCCTGGCCGCCATGGGCACGATTTCGGACTATGTTGGTGTACCGACACCAATAGGCCTAAGGATCGAGGTCAAGGTGGAGATGATGAAGCAGATCGATGCAAGATCCGGCATAGCGGCCGTGAGAAAGTTCTCCGGAGACAATCCAGATACGCTCAATGGTGCGCTCTTTGAGAGCAGGGCAGTCATCCGCGATGATGGATTGATAAACATCTTTGCTGGAGAGGGTATAGGTGTAGCGGTATCCGATGGGTTGCCGGTGAGGAGGGGCGATCCTGCGATAAATCCAGTCGCGAGGATGATGATAGAGAACGCGGTCAGGGAGGTCTCCGGATCCGCCGGCTTCGATGTATACATCTCCGTTCCGGGTGGCGAGGATCTCGCCAGAGACACGATGAACCCGAGGGTTGGCATATCAGGTGGAATATCCATACTCGGAACCACCGGAATAGAGGAGCCAGTATCTGGCCCGGATTATGAGGCGCATATCGAGTACCTGCTGCAAACGGGGAGATGTGTCAGTACCGTAGCGGTCATGTGCCCGGGCAACACCGCTATGAGATTTGCAGAATCCTATCTCAGGCTGCACCCTGCGTCATTCATCCTAACGGGCGATCGCATCGGATCGGCCATCGAGATGGCCATAGAAAAAGGATACAGGGAGATCGTGGTGTTCGGTCTGCCCGGAAAGCTCGTGAAGATGGCGGCCGGAGTGATGAATACGCACAGCCGCATTGCAGACGCCAGGTTTGAGACGATTGCAGCATACGCCGCGTTGAATGGAGCTGACAGGGATACAATATCGAAGATACTGTCATCGAACACGGTGGAAAGTGCCTTCGCCGTTCTCAGAAGCATTGGCCTACTGGATTCTGTGGCCGGCGCAATCGCCAGCCGCATCGTAGAGAGGCTTCGATCCCCTGTATGGCAGATCCGCAGAATTCTCCTGCGTCATGATAGATTCAGACGGCAGGCCATACGCGTATCACCTGTCGCAGGGCATATCGAAACTGGTGAGTGAGGATGGAAGGAGAAAATTGGGTATATGAGGTTCGTGGCATTCCGGACGAGTTTTTCCAGCGAAGCGAAGGAATACCGATGACGAAGAGGGAGATCCGGATCATCAGCCTCTCCGATCTAAGGATCAGGCCGGGTATGCGCGTGATGGATATAGGATGCGGATCCGGTTCCATGACCGTGGAGATATCAAACATCATCGGAGAAAATGGATCGGTCACTGGCTTAGACGTCAGCGGGGAAGCGGCCGATCTCACGATGAGAAACTGCAGGAACCTATGTAGATTCAGCAATTACAGGATCGTGATCTCGGATGTTTACAAGTACGATTCGGACGAAGAATTCGATGCTGTCTTCGTCGGCGGTGGAACAGCTAGGATCCACGATCTCTTCGAGAGGATAGAAAGGATGGTTCACCACGCATCCAGGGTGGTTGTGAATGCAATACAGATCCACACTGCCTACCTATCTCTGGAGGAGATGAACACACGTGGATACTCCGGTGTTAACATAACGCAGGTGATGGTGAGCAATGGCATGCGGACGTCCGAGGGCTATGCCATGATAGCGAGAAATCCCGTGTTCATAATTTCAGGTGATGCCCCATGATGATGCACGTTGTCGGCCTTGGACCAGGCGACCCGGATTATGTAACGGTAAAAGCGATAGAGACGCTCAGGAACAGCGATGTTATATTCGTCCCAGGTTCATCCTCGGACAGAAGCCTTTCGCGTCGTCTGATCAGCGATCTGGCTGCGAGGCATGGCTTTCCAAGCCATCAGGATATAATCGATCTTGAATTCCCGATGACGCGTGACAGGGATCTCAATCAGCGCGCCTGGAGGTCTAACGTATCTAGTATAGCGGATGCTGTGTCTTCTGGAAAGAAGGTATCGTACGCTGTGCTTGGCAACCCGACCTTCTACAGTACGTTCAGCAACATACTGGATAGCATACGGGGCATGGGCATCGAGATCAGATTCGTGGCGGGCGTCAGCTCTCTGGACGCCTGTTCATCCGTTGCGGGCATGAACCTCGCAAAGGGTGATGAAAGCATAGCCATTCTCACCTACACGGACTTCATGAAAAGAGGATCTCTCAACTTCGATACCGTGATCGTGATCAAGGTGCCATCCGGATCCTCAGCCATCAGGGAGGCCAGGCATCGCTTTCCGGAATTTTCGGTATCGGTATATGCTAGGAGATGCACGATGGCGGATCAATTGATAATGGACAGGCCGGGAGATGATGCGGGAGACTATTTTTCGATGCTGATATTGAGGAGGAATTGAAATGGCAAAGGTGTACATAATAGGTGCAGGGCCAGGGGATCCAGATCTCCTGACGGTTAAGGCCAGACGCTTGATAGAGTCGTGTGATGTCATAATATATGCCGGTTCGCTGGTAAACCCGGAGATATTGAAGCTGGCCAGGCCAGGATCGGAGATCCACAACAGCGCAGAGCTGAACATAAACCAGATAATGGACATAATAAAGGATGCCTATGAAAGGGGGCTGGATGTTGCCAGAATACATTCAGGCGATCCGCACATATACGGTGCACTGAAGGATCAGACCTCATACCTTGAGGCCCTTGGCATACCCTATGAAGTCGTGCCAGGGGTCAGCGTACTGACATCTGCTGCAGCCTCGCTGGGTATTGAGCTTACTATGGATGGAATATCGCAGGCCGTAA
Protein-coding regions in this window:
- a CDS encoding aspartokinase, with the protein product MDRKLKGSVEEKTLEYLRKRPEIYMALSTGIVNLNGLAALISKENDGMNQLSIRSVLQKMIRDGLVSDYRKSTDDLLKRSKVTLQDKVSVITSRRKIDIDFLSVTFLTDSVVYIVDETRAKNIPKDALIERNVSLIHIFSPPEIVTTPGFAMNVVQRIYAANVNILQLISCSNETMIVVNRDDAISAYSALTSY
- the cbiD gene encoding cobalt-precorrin-5B (C(1))-methyltransferase CbiD: MTQSNPFQQYGITSGLAAAAAAKASVLAAMGTISDYVGVPTPIGLRIEVKVEMMKQIDARSGIAAVRKFSGDNPDTLNGALFESRAVIRDDGLINIFAGEGIGVAVSDGLPVRRGDPAINPVARMMIENAVREVSGSAGFDVYISVPGGEDLARDTMNPRVGISGGISILGTTGIEEPVSGPDYEAHIEYLLQTGRCVSTVAVMCPGNTAMRFAESYLRLHPASFILTGDRIGSAIEMAIEKGYREIVVFGLPGKLVKMAAGVMNTHSRIADARFETIAAYAALNGADRDTISKILSSNTVESAFAVLRSIGLLDSVAGAIASRIVERLRSPVWQIRRILLRHDRFRRQAIRVSPVAGHIETGE
- the cobJ gene encoding precorrin-3B C(17)-methyltransferase — its product is MIGTIYIAGIGPGDPDHMTPAAEKALSSCEVIIGFTLYISFLRDRFPNAKFESSGMTNELARARRAIELAEGGITVGLVSSGDAGIYGIAAPVLEMAERRKSEVKIEIIPGISALSSAASLLGSPLTNDFAVISMSDLLTPLDTIMKRVEAFAKADIVTVIYNPRGSRFPDNIRKAVDIFLRYRNPETAVGIVRNAYRERQSVTITTLSNLNIEDIDMLTTVIIGNSETFVYRNMMATRRGYGRKYAIDR
- a CDS encoding argininosuccinate synthase — its product is MDKALLLYSGGLDTSVMIKWIQENLSMDVATLTLNVGNSDLVAIEEKARMLGADPVFVHDAKDEFAEKFIAKSIMANGSYEGYPLSTALARPLMAEKAVKYAQKIGAKYIVHGSTGRGNDQVRFEVSIRALDPSMQVLVPVREWNMMRKDEVEYAKTHGIPVKLDGKYSIDENIWGRSVEGPDLEDIGKGVPEDVYEWVVPPWKANAEHTLKIAFDGGIPSEIDGEKMKLADLIVFLNTLAGSSGIGLIDHMENRVVGLKSHEVYECPAATVITHAHRYLESLILNRNEAEVKMNMDWQFAKFVYGGLWHDPVMNAVNAAEAEFNRDISGEIKIRMSHGIMYIEGAWGNSFLYSKDLINYSSMAFDQRASKGFIDIYGNATVHSHNRNPKMVKEVQGSSVEF
- the cobI gene encoding precorrin-2 C(20)-methyltransferase; protein product: MMMHVVGLGPGDPDYVTVKAIETLRNSDVIFVPGSSSDRSLSRRLISDLAARHGFPSHQDIIDLEFPMTRDRDLNQRAWRSNVSSIADAVSSGKKVSYAVLGNPTFYSTFSNILDSIRGMGIEIRFVAGVSSLDACSSVAGMNLAKGDESIAILTYTDFMKRGSLNFDTVIVIKVPSGSSAIREARHRFPEFSVSVYARRCTMADQLIMDRPGDDAGDYFSMLILRRN
- a CDS encoding uroporphyrinogen-III C-methyltransferase, which produces MKSRKYYIVGAGPGDPGLITVRAVKAIAESDLVLVDSLVPDEIIESVCAGKRVLRVGHRASGGHSGIIDRISAILDSTEFSVASHLKEGDPSVFSHLYEEIRMIMDRGIEYEVIPGVSSAIAVPEAAGIVLTGRGRSESFTVVSASDASGGFNEAEIRSALNASGSVVIMMGSRYLGRIRDLLIGIRYEWPIAIIENGTRTDQRVLVYRDAWHIGDQEIRMPAIIVVGRMIMVDGVIEKDEAGIRN
- the cbiT gene encoding precorrin-6Y C5,15-methyltransferase (decarboxylating) subunit CbiT, which encodes MEGENWVYEVRGIPDEFFQRSEGIPMTKREIRIISLSDLRIRPGMRVMDIGCGSGSMTVEISNIIGENGSVTGLDVSGEAADLTMRNCRNLCRFSNYRIVISDVYKYDSDEEFDAVFVGGGTARIHDLFERIERMVHHASRVVVNAIQIHTAYLSLEEMNTRGYSGVNITQVMVSNGMRTSEGYAMIARNPVFIISGDAP
- a CDS encoding precorrin-2 dehydrogenase/sirohydrochlorin ferrochelatase family protein, with protein sequence MIIDLKIDRHPLVFIGRGSEFKEKIRSFSREASVIYAFSDERIDLPNAIVISQRFEDGIAKAMEVRPIITFISTEDEELDRRIAEAVSPYSRMVYVPDRVSLSDLNLCAIIQRGPIYLGISTRGKSPAMTVMIKKKIDAYIKKYSIITDYDAMAVDFISRNRQMIISSVSDRKRRRILMYKIAVNREIRRMIAERTGDPESIVRRMIEDQ
- the cobM gene encoding precorrin-4 C(11)-methyltransferase; the encoded protein is MAKVYIIGAGPGDPDLLTVKARRLIESCDVIIYAGSLVNPEILKLARPGSEIHNSAELNINQIMDIIKDAYERGLDVARIHSGDPHIYGALKDQTSYLEALGIPYEVVPGVSVLTSAAASLGIELTMDGISQAVIIARGSLRIPVPDREQIRKLAEHGSTMVIFTGIHIIDSIVKDLIDGGYSPDTPVGVVYRSTWPDEIVIKGRLSNIATLVHERRIYRTALIIVGDVVDPKFVKHSKLYDPEYVHSFRGVKNGHDR
- a CDS encoding precorrin-8X methylmutase, translated to MRLEYEIDLEPGRVSIRSGGMAEFINSGDRKLSPEKLRIRILDLIHAEIANEMAAAGEEYSSDKIEERSLAAIDSMIDPDISGPMRHIVVKAIHAAGDFAIAPLIRYSDGFFKSMLAKLKEGCTIICDSEMVRAGIYSRPVLERNRVVCYLNDVRSKEMADVNGITRSAAGIRIAMQDHRNSVIVIGNAPTALLEAMRMIEENGWYDIPIVGIPVGFINASKAKEGLVSSHIEYISVEGHRGGSPIAASIVNGFGRFLA